A genome region from Geoalkalibacter ferrihydriticus DSM 17813 includes the following:
- the katG gene encoding catalase/peroxidase HPI, whose product MSEERKCPVTGRTDKPIAGGGTSNKDWWPNQLNLKILHQNPPMGDPMGEAFNYAEAFKSLDLNAVKQDLYTLMTDSQDWWPADYGHYGGLFIRMAWHSAGTYRMGDGRGGAGSGNQRFAPLNSWPDNANLDKARRLLWPIKQKYGKKISWADLMILAGNCALESMGFKTFGFAGGREDIWEPEEDIYWGSEAEWLGDKRYEGDRELENPLAAVQMGLIYVNPEGPNGEPDPVASGRDVRETFARMAMNDEETVALVAGGHTFGKCHGAGDAAHVGPEPEAAPIEEQGLGWKSSFGSGKGGDTITSGIEGAWKPHPTRWDMGYLKVLFKYEYELVKSPAGAHQWLAKDVDDEDMVVDAHDPSKKHRPMMTTADLSLRYDPIYEPIARRYLQNPEEFADAFARAWFKLVHRDMGPISRYLGPEVPAEELIWQDPVPAVDHALIDAADIASLKGKILASGLSVPQLVATAWASASTFRGSDKRGGANGARIRLAPQKDWTVNQPQQLTKVLAALEGIQKEFNSAQSGGKKVSLADLIVLGGCAGVEQAAKNAGHDVSVPFTPGRTDASQEQTDVAAFAVLEPEADGFRNYLKTKYTVSAEEMLIDRAQLLTLTAPEMTVLVGGMRALNANVDQSKHGVFTKRPEALTNDFFVNLLDMSTTWKATSEAGDLFEGRDRKSGELKWTGTRVDLIFGSNSQLRALAEVYASEDAQEKFLNDFVAVWNKVMNLDRFDIV is encoded by the coding sequence ATGAGCGAAGAAAGAAAGTGTCCGGTCACAGGTCGCACTGACAAGCCTATTGCAGGCGGGGGCACGTCAAACAAGGACTGGTGGCCGAATCAATTGAACCTCAAGATTCTTCACCAGAACCCTCCCATGGGAGACCCGATGGGCGAGGCGTTCAACTACGCTGAGGCGTTCAAGAGTCTCGACCTCAATGCTGTGAAACAGGACCTCTATACGCTGATGACCGACTCGCAGGACTGGTGGCCGGCTGATTACGGTCACTACGGGGGGCTCTTCATCCGCATGGCGTGGCACAGCGCAGGCACCTATCGCATGGGTGACGGCCGCGGCGGCGCCGGAAGCGGTAACCAGCGTTTCGCGCCGCTCAACAGCTGGCCGGACAACGCCAACCTCGACAAGGCGCGCCGTTTGCTTTGGCCGATCAAGCAGAAGTACGGCAAGAAAATCTCCTGGGCCGATCTGATGATCCTCGCCGGCAACTGCGCTCTGGAGTCGATGGGATTCAAGACGTTCGGCTTTGCCGGCGGACGTGAAGACATCTGGGAGCCGGAAGAGGATATTTACTGGGGTTCTGAAGCTGAGTGGCTTGGCGACAAGCGCTATGAAGGCGACCGCGAACTTGAAAATCCTCTCGCTGCCGTGCAGATGGGTCTGATCTATGTGAATCCGGAAGGGCCGAACGGCGAGCCGGATCCGGTCGCGTCGGGGCGCGACGTTCGCGAAACTTTTGCGCGCATGGCGATGAATGACGAAGAAACCGTTGCCCTCGTCGCCGGTGGGCATACCTTCGGCAAATGCCATGGTGCAGGCGATGCCGCCCATGTCGGTCCCGAGCCCGAAGCTGCTCCCATCGAAGAGCAGGGCCTCGGTTGGAAAAGCAGCTTCGGCAGCGGCAAAGGGGGGGATACGATCACCAGCGGCATCGAGGGCGCCTGGAAACCGCATCCGACCAGGTGGGACATGGGCTATCTGAAGGTGCTGTTCAAGTACGAGTATGAGCTGGTCAAGAGCCCGGCCGGCGCGCATCAGTGGCTGGCTAAAGACGTGGACGACGAGGACATGGTGGTTGACGCGCACGATCCGTCGAAGAAACACCGGCCGATGATGACCACGGCGGACCTCTCCCTGCGCTACGACCCGATTTATGAACCGATCGCGCGGCGCTACCTGCAGAATCCTGAAGAATTCGCCGATGCCTTCGCGCGCGCCTGGTTCAAGCTGGTCCATCGCGACATGGGCCCGATCTCGCGCTATCTCGGTCCCGAAGTCCCGGCCGAAGAACTCATCTGGCAAGACCCGGTCCCCGCTGTCGATCACGCGCTGATCGATGCGGCCGATATTGCCTCTCTCAAGGGAAAAATCCTTGCTTCAGGGCTGTCGGTCCCCCAACTGGTCGCGACCGCCTGGGCGTCGGCCTCCACCTTCCGCGGCTCCGACAAACGTGGTGGGGCGAACGGGGCGCGCATCCGTTTGGCGCCGCAGAAAGATTGGACGGTTAACCAGCCGCAGCAACTGACGAAGGTGCTTGCAGCCCTCGAGGGAATCCAGAAGGAATTCAACAGCGCGCAGTCAGGCGGGAAGAAGGTTTCCCTCGCCGATTTGATTGTTCTGGGCGGATGCGCAGGTGTCGAGCAAGCGGCGAAGAATGCCGGCCACGATGTCAGCGTACCCTTCACGCCGGGGCGCACGGATGCCTCGCAGGAGCAAACCGACGTGGCAGCATTCGCCGTACTTGAACCGGAGGCCGACGGGTTCCGCAACTATCTCAAAACCAAATACACCGTCTCGGCCGAGGAAATGTTGATTGATCGTGCGCAATTGCTGACGCTGACCGCCCCTGAGATGACGGTCCTGGTTGGCGGTATGCGCGCCTTGAATGCCAACGTCGATCAGTCCAAACACGGCGTCTTCACCAAGCGACCAGAAGCGCTCACCAATGACTTCTTCGTGAATCTGCTCGATATGAGCACCACCTGGAAGGCGACCTCGGAAGCCGGAGACCTGTTTGAGGGTCGTGACCGCAAGAGCGGCGAACTAAAATGGACGGGTACCCGGGTCGACCTGATCTTCGGTTCGAACTCCCAACTTCGGGCTTTGGCGGAAGTCTACGCAAGTGAGGACGCCCAGGAGAAGTTTTTGAACGACTTTGTTGCGGTGTGGAATAAGGTCATGAACCTGGATCGTTTCGACATCGTCTGA
- a CDS encoding Fur family transcriptional regulator, producing MTPILKEQIKKFKQQCREHELRLTPQRLEIFTALAMSEDHPSAEQLYQRLCKKMPTLSLDTIYRTLATFVQHGLVNRVDTVESQARFEVVQAQHHHLICEKCKKISDFQWPSIECIELPEGLSRWGKIGRKNVVIYGICKDCMNS from the coding sequence ATGACGCCGATTCTTAAAGAGCAGATCAAGAAATTTAAACAGCAATGTCGCGAGCATGAGCTGCGCTTGACGCCACAGCGTCTTGAAATCTTCACAGCGCTGGCAATGTCAGAAGATCACCCGAGTGCAGAGCAACTTTATCAGCGTCTGTGCAAAAAAATGCCGACACTCTCCCTTGACACCATTTACCGTACACTGGCGACTTTTGTTCAGCATGGTCTGGTCAACCGGGTCGATACGGTGGAGAGCCAGGCGCGGTTTGAAGTGGTCCAGGCGCAACATCATCATCTGATCTGTGAGAAGTGTAAAAAAATTTCCGATTTTCAGTGGCCGTCAATTGAATGTATTGAGCTTCCGGAGGGTTTGTCGCGTTGGGGGAAAATCGGCAGGAAAAATGTCGTTATCTATGGAATCTGCAAGGACTGCATGAACTCCTGA
- a CDS encoding SlyX family protein, with translation MEDTQERLLTLETRQAHYERVVEDLNQVVTECNGRILELEEDLRLLRLHLARLSENVPMPPKDI, from the coding sequence ATGGAGGATACCCAGGAGCGTCTGCTCACCCTGGAAACACGCCAGGCCCACTACGAGCGCGTAGTGGAAGATCTCAACCAGGTGGTGACCGAGTGCAACGGCAGAATTCTGGAACTTGAAGAGGATCTGCGTCTCCTGCGCCTTCACTTGGCCCGCCTGAGCGAGAATGTGCCCATGCCCCCCAAAGATATCTGA
- a CDS encoding rhodanese-like domain-containing protein — protein sequence MTHDEKLRIVFEAVIILSLGVVIGLSINYRLIFNAFSGKVVAPVVQHVPDQPVMAYPQPIGLAEVIAAREAGAVLVDARIFEVYRDGHIAGAISLPLADVEAHLEDFRARVAPDRQLILYCSGYGCPDSFDLGLRLIDEGYRDVWSYEGGMPEWRAAGLPVEKAPR from the coding sequence ATGACCCACGACGAAAAACTGCGCATTGTGTTTGAAGCCGTCATCATCCTCTCATTGGGCGTGGTGATCGGGCTTTCCATCAACTATCGCCTGATATTCAATGCATTTTCAGGTAAGGTGGTTGCGCCCGTGGTTCAGCACGTCCCCGACCAGCCTGTCATGGCTTATCCGCAACCCATCGGTCTCGCCGAGGTTATCGCGGCCCGCGAGGCCGGCGCCGTTTTGGTTGATGCTCGGATTTTCGAGGTTTATCGCGATGGGCATATCGCCGGGGCGATTTCCCTGCCCCTTGCCGATGTGGAGGCTCACCTGGAAGATTTCCGCGCCCGGGTCGCTCCGGACCGGCAGCTAATCCTTTATTGCAGTGGTTACGGTTGCCCTGATTCCTTCGATCTGGGTCTGCGCCTCATCGACGAGGGCTACCGTGACGTCTGGTCCTACGAAGGCGGCATGCCCGAGTGGCGGGCCGCTGGGTTGCCTGTCGAAAAAGCGCCGCGTTAG
- a CDS encoding glycine cleavage system protein R: protein MPHFALTIIGRDRPGIVSQVTEILYRLGCNIADSSCSILGGQFAMILIISHPEYTDRASFGDVFAPLEETNLSVFLRTLRPGGEKRPDLPGEICMISVYGSDKPGIVYRVAKELGDRRINITDLNTKLIGSESRPVYVMMIEAVLPDDLSSDDLTHLLDHLKEALQVDISVRSITPVEL, encoded by the coding sequence ATGCCCCATTTCGCACTGACCATCATCGGCCGCGACCGACCCGGCATCGTCTCGCAGGTAACGGAGATTCTTTACCGTCTCGGCTGCAACATCGCCGATTCGAGCTGCTCCATTCTTGGCGGTCAGTTTGCCATGATCCTGATCATCTCGCACCCTGAATATACCGACCGCGCGAGTTTCGGTGATGTTTTCGCGCCCTTGGAGGAAACCAACCTTTCGGTTTTTCTGCGTACCCTGCGTCCCGGCGGCGAGAAACGCCCCGACCTGCCTGGCGAGATCTGCATGATTTCGGTCTATGGCTCGGACAAGCCGGGCATCGTCTATCGCGTTGCCAAGGAGCTGGGTGATCGCCGGATCAATATCACCGACCTCAACACCAAGCTGATCGGCAGCGAAAGCCGCCCGGTCTATGTCATGATGATCGAGGCGGTGCTACCGGACGATCTCTCCAGCGATGACTTGACGCACCTCCTCGACCATCTCAAGGAAGCCTTGCAGGTCGACATCTCAGTGCGCTCCATTACCCCCGTGGAGCTCTGA
- a CDS encoding KamA family radical SAM protein, producing the protein MELWQQQLKASLTTPAQLAERFALDAAALEAVCARYPLRITPQYLDLIEEPGDAIWRQCVPDVRELHDDQAQVDPLNEDHLAPLSHAVHRYPDRVLLLVAGTCATYCRFCTRKRKVGCRGMEVSFGEVMAGIEYVARTPSVRDVILSGGEPLLMSDLLLKEILERLRRIPHVEIIRIGTRAPVVLSARITPSLCALLRQCHPLFVNTHFNHPRELTPEAMEACLRLADAGVPVGNQTVLLRGVNDDAATLEELFRALLKLRVRPYYLHHMDLVRGTGHFRTRLETGLEIMAALRGTLSGLAIPHYVVDLPGGRGKVPIVPESVEKLGDVAVLRAPRGERVEFPQYLCSDNPSA; encoded by the coding sequence ATGGAACTCTGGCAGCAGCAACTCAAGGCGAGCCTCACCACGCCTGCACAACTGGCCGAGCGTTTTGCGCTGGACGCCGCGGCACTGGAAGCCGTCTGCGCCCGTTACCCCTTGCGCATCACACCCCAGTATCTTGATCTCATCGAAGAGCCCGGTGACGCCATCTGGCGCCAATGCGTGCCCGATGTGCGGGAATTGCATGACGACCAGGCCCAGGTCGATCCCCTCAACGAAGACCACCTCGCGCCCTTGTCCCATGCCGTGCATCGCTACCCCGACCGAGTGCTGTTGCTGGTGGCGGGCACTTGTGCCACCTACTGTCGCTTCTGCACACGCAAGCGCAAGGTCGGGTGTCGAGGCATGGAAGTTTCTTTCGGCGAAGTCATGGCCGGCATCGAATACGTGGCTCGCACGCCCAGCGTGCGTGATGTGATCCTGTCCGGCGGCGAGCCGCTGCTCATGTCCGATCTGCTGCTTAAGGAAATCCTTGAACGCCTGCGGCGCATTCCCCATGTCGAGATTATCCGCATCGGCACCCGCGCCCCGGTGGTGCTCTCGGCGCGCATTACACCAAGTCTCTGCGCCCTGTTGCGACAATGCCACCCCCTGTTCGTCAACACCCACTTCAACCATCCCCGCGAGCTCACCCCCGAGGCGATGGAAGCCTGCCTGCGCCTGGCCGATGCCGGAGTGCCGGTGGGCAACCAGACGGTGCTGCTGCGCGGCGTCAACGACGATGCTGCGACCCTTGAAGAATTGTTCCGCGCACTGCTCAAACTGCGTGTGCGGCCCTATTACCTGCACCATATGGATCTGGTGCGCGGCACCGGCCATTTCCGCACCCGCCTCGAAACCGGCCTGGAGATTATGGCCGCTCTGCGCGGAACCCTCTCCGGTCTGGCCATTCCTCATTACGTCGTCGATCTGCCCGGCGGTCGCGGCAAGGTGCCGATTGTTCCTGAATCCGTCGAAAAGCTCGGCGACGTGGCCGTGCTGCGCGCGCCCCGCGGCGAGCGGGTGGAGTTTCCCCAGTATCTTTGTTCTGACAATCCTTCTGCATAA
- the def gene encoding peptide deformylase, whose amino-acid sequence MAVKEIRLYPDPILKQVCAPVAGIDAQVDALVQDLLDTMIAAGHSVGVAAPQIGVGLRVVVVDVSKSKLGRDNNHGCLVLINPEIIEREGEKVMREGCMSVPNYTGNVARAESIVVQFLDRSGNERVINADGFEAVAIQHEMDHLDGMLFLDRVSNLKTDVFRRKK is encoded by the coding sequence ATGGCCGTCAAGGAAATCCGCCTCTACCCTGACCCCATTCTCAAGCAGGTCTGTGCCCCCGTCGCCGGGATCGATGCGCAGGTTGACGCCCTGGTACAGGATCTGCTCGACACCATGATTGCGGCCGGCCACTCGGTGGGCGTCGCCGCACCCCAGATCGGCGTCGGCTTGCGCGTGGTGGTGGTCGATGTCTCAAAAAGCAAGCTCGGTCGCGACAACAACCACGGCTGTCTGGTACTCATCAATCCCGAGATCATCGAGCGCGAAGGGGAAAAAGTCATGCGTGAAGGATGCATGAGCGTGCCCAATTACACCGGCAACGTAGCCCGCGCCGAAAGTATCGTCGTGCAGTTTCTCGACCGCTCCGGCAACGAGCGCGTGATCAACGCCGACGGATTCGAGGCCGTTGCCATCCAGCATGAAATGGATCACCTCGACGGCATGCTGTTTCTCGATCGGGTGTCAAACCTCAAAACCGACGTTTTTCGGCGCAAAAAATAG
- a CDS encoding MauE/DoxX family redox-associated membrane protein → MTLSLKTSIYHLARLSLGGIFLYAGWIKAADVTAFAGSVANYQILPYSWNFLVAATLPYVEILAGILLILNQRVRPAALVIGGLNLVFIIVLATVIARGLDIDCGCFNPGGDGHTSALEALIRDLGIMVLVVATWWLRGDQVKESA, encoded by the coding sequence ATGACTCTTTCCCTGAAGACTTCCATCTATCATCTGGCGCGCCTGTCTCTGGGCGGCATTTTTCTCTATGCCGGTTGGATCAAGGCGGCGGACGTCACCGCTTTTGCCGGCAGTGTCGCCAATTACCAGATTCTGCCCTACAGTTGGAATTTCCTGGTGGCGGCAACCCTGCCCTATGTAGAAATCCTGGCCGGCATTTTGCTGATCCTCAATCAGCGGGTGCGCCCCGCAGCCCTGGTGATCGGCGGACTCAACCTGGTGTTCATTATCGTGTTGGCGACCGTTATCGCGCGCGGCCTTGACATCGACTGCGGTTGTTTCAACCCCGGCGGCGATGGTCATACCAGCGCCCTCGAGGCGCTGATCAGGGATCTGGGCATTATGGTGCTGGTGGTTGCCACTTGGTGGCTGCGCGGCGATCAGGTCAAAGAGAGCGCCTGA